From a single Rhizobium lusitanum genomic region:
- a CDS encoding BMP family ABC transporter substrate-binding protein → MKKLALSLAATAALIVGIGAATSAEAAAKTKICFIYVGSKTDGGWTQAHDKGRQELQKAFGDKIETPFLENVPEGPDAERAIERLARSGCAMVFTTSFGFMDPTIAVAKKYPKVKFEHATGFKTADNVATYNSRFYEGRYISGVIAAKLSKTGTAGYIATFPIPEVVMGINGFEAGAKSVNPNFKMKVIWVNTWFDPGKEADAAKALIDQGVDILTQHTDTTAPMQVAEQRGIKAFGQASDMIAAGPHTQLTAIEDTWGAYYIKRVHAFFDGTWKSEQSFDGLKDGILTMAPYTNMPDDVKKLAEETEAKIKSGELAPFTGPINKQDGTAWLKAGERADDGTLLGMNFYIEGIDDKLPASK, encoded by the coding sequence ATGAAGAAACTAGCACTCTCACTCGCCGCCACCGCGGCCCTGATCGTCGGCATCGGCGCCGCCACCTCGGCGGAAGCCGCCGCCAAAACGAAGATCTGCTTCATCTATGTCGGCTCAAAGACCGATGGCGGCTGGACGCAGGCACATGACAAGGGTCGCCAGGAACTGCAAAAGGCATTCGGCGACAAGATCGAAACGCCGTTCCTCGAAAACGTTCCGGAAGGCCCGGATGCCGAACGCGCCATCGAGCGCTTGGCCCGCTCCGGCTGCGCCATGGTCTTCACCACGTCCTTCGGCTTCATGGATCCGACGATCGCCGTCGCGAAGAAATATCCGAAGGTGAAGTTCGAGCATGCCACCGGCTTCAAGACGGCCGACAATGTCGCGACCTACAATTCGCGTTTCTATGAAGGCCGCTACATCAGCGGTGTCATCGCCGCCAAACTGTCTAAGACCGGCACGGCCGGCTACATCGCCACCTTCCCGATCCCGGAAGTGGTGATGGGCATCAACGGCTTTGAAGCAGGCGCCAAGTCGGTCAACCCGAACTTCAAGATGAAGGTCATCTGGGTCAATACCTGGTTCGACCCGGGCAAGGAAGCCGATGCCGCCAAGGCATTGATCGACCAGGGCGTTGATATCCTGACACAGCACACCGATACGACCGCACCGATGCAGGTTGCAGAACAGCGTGGCATCAAGGCTTTCGGTCAGGCTTCCGACATGATCGCTGCCGGCCCGCACACGCAGCTGACCGCGATTGAGGACACCTGGGGCGCCTACTACATCAAGCGCGTCCACGCCTTCTTCGACGGCACCTGGAAGTCCGAGCAGAGCTTTGACGGCCTGAAGGACGGCATCCTGACGATGGCGCCCTATACCAACATGCCTGATGACGTGAAGAAGCTGGCCGAAGAGACCGAAGCCAAGATCAAGTCCGGCGAACTCGCGCCCTTTACCGGCCCGATCAACAAGCAGGACGGTACGGCTTGGCTGAAGGCAGGTGAGCGCGCCGATGATGGCACGTTGCTTGGCATGAACTTCTACATCGAAGGTATCGACGACAAGCTGCCGGCTTCGAAGTAA
- a CDS encoding ABC transporter permease codes for MTFFEAVLLTIITAATPLVIAAIGELVTERAGVLNLGVEGMMIMGSVGAFAAAQITGNPYLGLVAGVASGALFSLLFAFLTLTLVSNQVATGLALTILGLGVSGMIGEGFVGVPGIRLLPIEIPVLSQIPYIGTVLFKQDIVFYLSIILVIAVNWFLFRSRAGLKLRSIGDNHGSAHALGINVIRTRYLAVMFGGACAGLAGAQLSLIYTPQWTESMSGGRGWIALALVVFASWRPWRILVGGYLFGAVTILQLHAQAFGIGVPSQFLSMLPYLSTVVVLVIISQNRRATLINTPASLGKSFVPDR; via the coding sequence ATGACTTTCTTCGAAGCCGTCCTCCTGACAATCATTACCGCGGCAACGCCGTTGGTTATCGCCGCTATCGGCGAGTTGGTGACGGAGCGCGCAGGCGTGCTCAATCTCGGCGTCGAAGGCATGATGATCATGGGCTCGGTCGGCGCTTTCGCCGCCGCCCAGATCACCGGAAATCCCTATCTCGGCCTTGTTGCCGGTGTGGCCTCAGGCGCGTTGTTTTCGCTGCTTTTTGCCTTTCTGACCCTCACGCTGGTGAGCAATCAGGTGGCGACTGGCCTGGCGCTGACCATCCTTGGGCTCGGCGTCTCCGGCATGATCGGCGAAGGCTTTGTCGGCGTGCCGGGCATCCGTCTGCTGCCGATCGAAATCCCGGTCCTGTCGCAGATACCCTATATCGGCACCGTGCTGTTCAAGCAGGATATCGTCTTCTATCTGTCGATCATCCTGGTGATCGCGGTCAATTGGTTCCTGTTCCGCAGCCGCGCCGGCCTCAAGCTTCGCTCCATCGGCGACAATCATGGCTCGGCACATGCGCTGGGCATCAATGTCATCCGCACGCGCTATCTCGCCGTCATGTTCGGCGGCGCCTGCGCGGGTCTCGCAGGCGCGCAGCTGTCGCTGATCTACACGCCGCAATGGACTGAAAGCATGTCCGGCGGCCGAGGCTGGATCGCGCTTGCCTTGGTCGTCTTCGCGTCCTGGCGCCCGTGGCGCATCCTCGTCGGCGGCTATCTCTTCGGCGCGGTTACCATCCTGCAATTGCACGCGCAGGCGTTCGGCATCGGCGTGCCGTCACAATTTCTCTCGATGCTGCCGTATCTTTCCACGGTTGTCGTCCTGGTCATTATCTCTCAAAATCGGCGTGCGACGTTGATCAACACACCAGCATCACTCGGCAAGTCTTTCGTGCCTGATCGATGA
- a CDS encoding ABC transporter permease, whose amino-acid sequence MRIELEKRPQASKLYGFVSPLLALVLMLIAGGIMFWMLGKDPLDSLEALLIEPLFDPWSLNELAKKAGPLILIAVGLSVCYRSNNWNIGAEGQYSVGAIFGSIIPVYFYDWHSPLLLPLIMICGAIGGALYAAIPALLKTHFNTNEILTSLMLTYVAQLFLDWLTRGPWRNPDGHGFYGTRDFVPEGVLPPIWDDTITAHWGFVFAIVAAILLWFMMRYTLKGFEVVVLGQSERAGRFAGFSPKKMVWFAFLLSGALAGLAGISEVSGTIGHLQPSISPGYGFTAIIVAYLGRLNPLGLIASGLVLALTYIGGEGAQLTIGVSDKVTSVFQGFLLFFVLSCDALIYYKIRFVRSRSHVKAGGTA is encoded by the coding sequence ATGCGCATTGAACTCGAAAAGCGCCCGCAGGCATCGAAGCTTTACGGGTTCGTATCGCCGCTGCTCGCGCTGGTTTTGATGCTGATTGCCGGCGGCATCATGTTCTGGATGCTTGGCAAGGATCCGCTGGATTCGCTCGAGGCCCTGCTCATCGAGCCGCTGTTCGATCCCTGGTCGCTGAACGAGCTGGCCAAGAAAGCGGGGCCGCTGATCCTCATCGCTGTCGGCCTGTCGGTCTGCTATCGCTCCAACAACTGGAATATCGGTGCGGAAGGCCAATATAGCGTCGGCGCCATATTCGGCTCCATCATCCCCGTCTATTTCTACGATTGGCATTCGCCGCTGCTGCTGCCGCTGATCATGATCTGCGGCGCTATCGGCGGTGCGCTCTATGCCGCCATTCCGGCGCTTCTGAAGACACATTTCAACACCAACGAAATCCTGACCAGCCTGATGCTGACCTACGTCGCCCAGCTTTTTCTCGACTGGCTGACGCGCGGCCCCTGGCGCAACCCGGATGGTCACGGTTTCTACGGAACGCGTGATTTCGTTCCGGAAGGTGTGCTGCCGCCGATCTGGGACGACACCATCACCGCGCATTGGGGTTTCGTTTTTGCGATTGTCGCGGCGATCCTTCTCTGGTTCATGATGCGCTACACGCTGAAGGGCTTCGAGGTGGTCGTGCTCGGGCAGTCGGAGCGTGCCGGTCGCTTCGCGGGGTTCTCACCGAAGAAGATGGTCTGGTTCGCGTTTCTGCTGTCCGGCGCGCTAGCCGGCCTCGCCGGCATTTCCGAGGTTTCCGGCACCATAGGTCACCTGCAGCCGTCGATTTCACCGGGTTACGGCTTTACCGCCATCATCGTCGCCTATCTCGGCCGCCTCAATCCGCTCGGTCTTATCGCATCCGGCCTGGTGCTGGCGCTGACCTATATCGGTGGCGAAGGCGCGCAGTTGACCATCGGTGTTTCCGACAAGGTGACCAGCGTCTTCCAGGGATTCCTGCTGTTCTTCGTCCTGTCCTGCGACGCGCTGATCTACTACAAGATCCGCTTCGTCCGGTCGCGGTCGCACGTCAAGGCCGGAGGTACGGCATGA